Proteins encoded together in one Sinorhizobium sp. B11 window:
- a CDS encoding ABC transporter substrate-binding protein gives MKTLVAFLLGTALVALPTTLMAQEKGGVINVATIGEPPTLDPMSSTADLVGIVTQHIFETLYTFDKKWNVTPLLAESLPEISADGKTYTIKLRTGIKFHDNSDMTSEDVVASLGRWMKIASRGKQVASFIDSITAVDPATVKIALKQPYAPLTSLLAFNNSAAIIIPAEKQDEPMKEFIGTGPYMLKERKADQYIQLVRFDGYKSRDGESDGYGGARHQYLDEIRFVPVPDANTRVEAAVSGQYDYVDSIPVESFDKLKASSASQPVILKPFGYPVFVFNTKEGLAKNVEVRKAIRQALSMEDMLAAAFGSTDFYTLDGDIYPKPYAWNTDAGVEGNYNVADSEGAAAAAKTAGYIGEPIRILTSRQYEFHYKMAQVAAEYLKAAGFAVDLQVVDWATLTQRRTDPKLWDIYITHSPFLPEPALIGSLSPSSPGWWDTPARKTVVDAFTSEVDPQKRVALWANVQKAMYDEVPYMKIGDFNAVSAKSTKLEGVDPAPWPYFWNASVKK, from the coding sequence ATGAAGACACTGGTCGCATTCCTTCTCGGCACGGCGTTGGTCGCTTTGCCGACAACTTTGATGGCTCAGGAAAAGGGTGGCGTGATCAACGTCGCGACGATCGGCGAGCCGCCGACGCTTGACCCGATGTCCTCGACCGCCGACCTCGTCGGTATCGTCACGCAGCACATTTTCGAAACGCTCTACACTTTCGACAAGAAGTGGAATGTTACGCCGCTTCTGGCTGAAAGCCTGCCGGAAATCAGTGCGGACGGTAAGACCTATACGATCAAGCTGCGCACCGGCATCAAGTTTCACGATAACTCCGACATGACCTCGGAAGACGTCGTTGCCTCGCTAGGCCGCTGGATGAAAATCGCCTCGCGCGGGAAGCAGGTTGCGAGCTTCATCGACTCCATTACTGCGGTGGATCCGGCGACCGTCAAGATCGCGCTGAAACAGCCCTATGCGCCGCTGACTTCGCTGCTCGCCTTCAACAACTCCGCAGCCATCATCATTCCCGCCGAAAAGCAGGATGAACCGATGAAGGAATTCATCGGCACCGGTCCCTATATGTTGAAGGAGCGCAAGGCAGACCAATATATCCAGCTCGTCCGTTTCGATGGCTATAAGTCACGGGATGGCGAGAGCGACGGTTATGGCGGCGCCCGCCACCAGTATCTCGACGAAATCCGCTTCGTGCCGGTTCCTGATGCCAACACCCGCGTCGAGGCCGCCGTTTCCGGCCAGTACGATTACGTCGACTCGATCCCGGTCGAATCCTTCGATAAATTGAAGGCGTCGAGCGCTTCGCAGCCGGTCATCCTGAAGCCTTTCGGCTATCCGGTCTTCGTCTTCAACACGAAGGAAGGGCTTGCCAAGAACGTTGAGGTCCGCAAGGCGATCCGCCAGGCGCTCAGCATGGAAGACATGCTTGCCGCCGCTTTCGGCAGCACGGATTTTTACACGCTCGACGGCGATATCTATCCGAAGCCTTACGCCTGGAATACGGATGCCGGTGTCGAGGGCAATTATAATGTCGCCGATTCCGAAGGCGCTGCCGCGGCAGCAAAAACGGCCGGCTACATTGGCGAGCCGATCCGCATTCTGACCAGCCGCCAGTATGAATTCCATTACAAGATGGCGCAGGTCGCTGCCGAATATCTGAAGGCTGCCGGTTTCGCCGTCGACCTGCAGGTTGTCGACTGGGCGACGCTGACGCAGCGCCGTACCGATCCGAAGCTCTGGGATATCTACATCACTCATAGCCCCTTCCTGCCGGAGCCGGCGCTGATCGGTTCGTTGTCTCCGAGCTCGCCTGGCTGGTGGGACACGCCGGCCCGCAAGACCGTCGTCGATGCCTTTACCTCCGAAGTCGACCCGCAGAAGCGTGTGGCACTTTGGGCCAATGTTCAGAAGGCCATGTACGACGAAGTGCCCTACATGAAGATCGGCGATTTCAACGCCGTATCAGCAAAATCGACCAAGCTCGAAGGCGTCGACCCGGCTCCGTGGCCATACTTCTGGAACGCATCGGTCAAGAAGTAA
- a CDS encoding ABC transporter permease, whose translation MIRYIFQRLLGMIVVMFLVVTIVFVIVRVTPGDPAAVMLGPDATSQDIADLRANLGLDRSIGVQYLYYIGQLLKGDLGQSIFLNMPVTSALLDRAEPTFFLTIFSLVIAGIIALPIGIYAAYRRGSFIDQAATTLAMFAASIPSFWLGLILMQIFAVRFGLFPVSGYGGPGSTFLDRMYHLTLPAFALGIVSSALILRFTRASMLDVLGDDYIRTARAKGLIEHRVILKHALKNALIPILTVLGLTAAVLISGAVVTETVFGLPGVGNLVVSAVLRRDYPVIQGALLVIAALYVLINFAIDMLYLLVDPRVRY comes from the coding sequence ATGATACGTTACATTTTTCAGCGCCTGCTTGGCATGATCGTCGTGATGTTCCTCGTCGTCACGATCGTCTTCGTCATCGTGCGCGTCACGCCCGGTGATCCAGCCGCCGTCATGCTCGGCCCCGATGCGACCTCGCAGGATATCGCAGATCTCAGGGCCAACCTTGGTCTGGATCGGTCGATCGGCGTGCAATATCTCTATTATATCGGCCAGTTGCTGAAGGGCGATCTTGGGCAGTCGATCTTCCTCAATATGCCGGTGACGTCAGCGCTGCTCGATCGCGCTGAACCGACCTTCTTCTTGACGATCTTCTCGCTTGTCATCGCCGGCATCATCGCGCTTCCGATCGGCATCTATGCCGCCTATCGCCGTGGCTCCTTCATCGATCAGGCGGCAACGACGCTTGCGATGTTTGCCGCCAGCATTCCGAGCTTCTGGCTCGGTCTCATCCTCATGCAGATTTTTGCCGTGCGTTTCGGTCTGTTTCCCGTCTCCGGATATGGAGGACCTGGATCGACATTCCTCGATCGCATGTATCACCTGACACTACCCGCCTTTGCGCTCGGCATCGTCTCCTCCGCGCTCATCCTGCGCTTCACGCGCGCCTCGATGCTCGATGTGCTGGGCGACGATTACATCCGAACCGCCCGTGCCAAGGGCCTGATCGAACACCGGGTCATCCTCAAGCATGCCCTGAAGAATGCGTTGATCCCGATCCTCACAGTTCTCGGTCTCACCGCTGCGGTGTTGATCTCAGGCGCGGTGGTGACCGAGACCGTCTTCGGTCTCCCGGGTGTCGGCAATCTCGTCGTGTCGGCCGTCCTGCGCCGTGACTATCCGGTCATTCAAGGTGCGCTTCTGGTGATTGCGGCCCTGTACGTCCTGATCAATTTTGCGATCGACATGCTCTATCTGCTTGTCGATCCGAGGGTGCGCTACTGA
- a CDS encoding ABC transporter permease codes for MTDIAIKPAESEGRKFIRRLLKRKTVAFGLLILTVFVLLAILAPWVTPFSPSKLSIVNRLKPPSGTYFFGTDEFGRDVLSRTIFAGRLSLLVGVAVVALSAAIGVTLGLLAGFFKNLDTPIARLIDAMMAFPDILLAIALVAALGPSLTTVIIALSIVYAPRLARIVRASTLVIRELPYVEAAQALGISTFHIMTRHVLRNLLSPIMVQSTFLFASAMLAEAGLSFLGLGVSPEIPTWGTMIAAGRQYIGQADWMTLFPGVAIILSVLSLQMVGDGLRDMLDPKLRKDL; via the coding sequence ATGACGGATATCGCGATCAAACCGGCCGAAAGCGAAGGCCGTAAATTCATCCGCCGCCTTCTGAAGCGCAAGACGGTTGCCTTCGGCCTGCTCATCCTCACGGTTTTCGTGTTGCTGGCGATCCTGGCGCCATGGGTTACGCCCTTTTCGCCATCCAAGCTTTCGATCGTCAACCGGTTGAAACCCCCGAGCGGCACGTACTTCTTCGGGACTGACGAATTCGGCCGGGATGTCCTGTCGCGCACCATTTTCGCCGGCCGCCTGTCGCTGCTCGTGGGCGTCGCGGTCGTTGCACTTTCGGCGGCGATCGGAGTGACGCTCGGGCTACTTGCCGGATTTTTCAAAAACCTCGACACGCCGATCGCCCGCCTGATCGATGCGATGATGGCCTTCCCGGATATCCTGCTGGCGATTGCGCTTGTTGCGGCTCTCGGTCCGTCGCTGACGACCGTCATCATCGCGCTGTCGATTGTCTATGCGCCGCGCCTTGCCCGCATCGTCCGCGCCTCGACCCTCGTCATCCGCGAATTGCCCTATGTCGAGGCGGCGCAGGCGCTCGGTATTTCGACCTTCCATATCATGACGCGCCATGTGCTGAGGAACCTGCTCTCGCCGATCATGGTGCAGTCGACTTTCCTCTTTGCGAGCGCCATGCTCGCCGAAGCCGGCCTGTCTTTCCTTGGCCTCGGGGTCAGCCCGGAAATTCCGACCTGGGGCACGATGATTGCCGCCGGCCGGCAATATATCGGGCAGGCCGACTGGATGACGCTGTTTCCCGGCGTCGCCATCATTCTCTCCGTGCTTTCGCTCCAGATGGTCGGTGACGGTCTGCGCGACATGCTCGATCCCAAACTTCGAAAGGACCTCTAA
- a CDS encoding amidohydrolase/deacetylase family metallohydrolase — protein MTGGTAGKPLLLTNVKPVGFGAGTPEGAIDILVDAGGKIARLGPSLAVADDVTRVDGNGAFVSPGWVDLHVHIWHGGTDISIRPSECGVERGVTTLVDAGSAGEANFHGFREYIIEPSKERIKAFLNLGSIGLVACNRVAELRDIRDIDLDRILECYAENSEHIVGIKVRASHVITGSWGVTPVKLGKKIAKILKVPMMVHVGEPPALYDEVLEILGPGDVVTHCFNGKAGSSIMEDEDLFNLAERCASEGIRLDIGHGGASFSFKVAEAAIARGLLPYSISTDLHGHSMNFPVWDLATTMSKLLSVGMPFDKVINAVTHAPASVIKLSMDNRLSVGAQAEFTVFDLVDSDLEATDSNGDVSVLKKLFEPRHAVIGNEAYTSSRYVPRARKLVRHSHGYSYR, from the coding sequence ATGACCGGTGGAACAGCGGGCAAGCCGCTCCTTCTCACCAACGTGAAGCCCGTTGGCTTTGGTGCTGGTACGCCTGAAGGGGCGATAGACATTCTGGTCGATGCGGGTGGCAAGATCGCCAGGCTCGGCCCGTCCCTGGCCGTGGCCGATGATGTAACACGCGTTGACGGCAATGGTGCCTTCGTCTCGCCCGGCTGGGTCGACCTGCATGTCCATATCTGGCACGGTGGTACCGATATCTCGATCCGTCCGTCCGAATGCGGCGTCGAACGGGGCGTGACGACATTGGTCGATGCCGGTTCCGCCGGTGAGGCCAACTTCCACGGTTTCCGTGAATATATTATCGAGCCGTCGAAGGAACGCATCAAGGCCTTCCTCAATCTCGGCTCCATCGGACTGGTCGCCTGCAACCGTGTCGCGGAACTGCGCGACATCAGGGATATCGACCTTGATCGCATCCTCGAATGTTATGCCGAAAACAGTGAGCACATTGTCGGCATCAAGGTGCGTGCCAGCCATGTGATCACCGGCTCCTGGGGTGTCACGCCCGTCAAGCTTGGCAAGAAGATCGCGAAGATCCTGAAGGTGCCTATGATGGTGCATGTCGGCGAGCCGCCGGCGCTCTATGACGAAGTGCTGGAAATTCTCGGCCCCGGCGATGTCGTGACCCACTGCTTCAACGGCAAGGCAGGCTCCAGCATCATGGAGGACGAGGATCTCTTCAATCTTGCCGAACGCTGCGCATCCGAAGGCATCCGCCTCGACATTGGCCATGGCGGCGCTTCCTTCTCCTTCAAGGTGGCGGAGGCAGCGATTGCCCGCGGTCTCCTGCCGTATTCGATCTCGACCGACCTGCACGGTCATTCGATGAACTTCCCGGTGTGGGATCTGGCAACGACGATGTCGAAGCTGCTCTCGGTCGGCATGCCCTTTGACAAGGTGATCAATGCGGTGACCCATGCACCGGCATCGGTCATCAAGCTGTCGATGGACAACCGCCTTTCGGTTGGCGCTCAGGCCGAGTTCACCGTTTTCGATCTCGTCGATTCCGATCTCGAAGCCACCGATTCCAATGGCGACGTGTCGGTCCTGAAGAAGCTCTTCGAGCCGCGGCATGCAGTCATCGGCAACGAGGCCTATACCTCCAGCCGTTATGTGCCGCGCGCCCGCAAGCTGGTGCGCCATAGCCACGGTTATTCCTACCGGTAA
- a CDS encoding RidA family protein, translating to MTGVRVNQSSATAGTIGTSPYERLAALGIKLPASPPPIANFVTHVQEGNMLYLSGQGPREADGFMHAGKVGAEVGIEAAYTHARLTGINLLSVMHEALGDLGRVKRVVKLLGMVNAVPHFVDHPAVINGCSDLLIDVFGEEIGQHARSAVGFGSLPGNITVEIEAIVALRD from the coding sequence ATGACAGGAGTTCGCGTGAACCAGTCTTCCGCCACCGCCGGCACCATCGGCACGTCGCCTTATGAGCGGCTTGCCGCGCTCGGCATAAAACTTCCGGCTTCACCGCCGCCGATCGCCAATTTCGTCACCCACGTGCAGGAGGGCAACATGCTTTACCTGTCAGGGCAGGGGCCGCGTGAGGCCGACGGCTTCATGCATGCCGGCAAGGTGGGCGCCGAGGTCGGCATCGAAGCCGCCTACACGCATGCAAGGCTCACTGGCATCAATCTGCTTTCCGTCATGCATGAGGCGCTGGGCGATCTCGGCCGCGTCAAGCGTGTCGTCAAGCTGCTCGGCATGGTCAATGCGGTGCCGCACTTCGTCGACCATCCCGCCGTCATCAACGGCTGCTCGGATCTTTTGATCGATGTCTTCGGTGAGGAGATCGGGCAGCATGCGCGCTCGGCGGTCGGGTTCGGATCGCTGCCGGGAAATATCACCGTCGAAATCGAGGCTATCGTCGCGCTCAGGGATTAA